GGATTCTTGGGATCATTGGTTGATTGATGAGTTCCAAGACACATCACCAAGACAAGTCCAATTGATCGAAGCCCTTTCGTCGGGAAAGCCGCAGTTCATAGTCGGCGATCCGCAGCAGAGTATTTATCTTTTTCGCGGTGCCCGTCCGGGAGTTTTTTCTGAACGCGAAGCTATGGCACTTGCACGCGGAGACGAGCGAACCGAATTGATGGGAAACCGTCGCTCAAGTCCCGGCGTGATGAAATTCTTGAATTACACCGTGCAGCGACTCGAAGGAGAATTTCAAGAAATGACTTCGGTTCGCGCGACGCAGGACCGAAATGGTCGAAAGCCAGGTTCCATTGAAAGTCCATTGGGAGCGGCTTCTGTGCTATTGCTTCCGCCTGCAACAATGGCGAACGCAAAAGGCGAGCAGAAACCTCTGAAGGTTGACGAGCTCCGCCGCCTAGAAGCGGCTCGCTTGGCTAAAGCAGCCAAACAGCTACTCGCAAGTGGAGCTTCACCGGCTTCTATCGCGGTACTTGGAAGATCGAATCGCGAATTGACTGTTGTAGCCAGAGAATTTGCGAAAGCCGGACTGCAGTTTCAAATTCACACCGCCGGAGCCTATTCAGATCGACTCGAAACTGCTGACCTTTGCGCTTTGCTTGGATTTCTTTCTAACCCCCATGATGATGAAAATCTCATACACCTTGCTCGCACGGCATGGTTTCCGATCGAAGAAGAAACTTTAGCTCTTGGATATCGACGGGACAATTCTCTCTGGAACACGATTGAGAGCGCGACACTTTCTGACGAAGAAGACGTGATGGTTCAGGCACTTCGCGCTGCTCTTCAGGCAGTTCGAGAGCGCGGTGTTGTTCAGGCATTTCGCGAGACGCTTAGCAGTTGTGATTTCTTTTCTTGGTGCGGAGTTTTAGATCCCAGCGGTCGGCGCGAAGCGAATGTTTTGAAATTCATTTCAAAATTATCGGTTGCAGAGCGGCAAGCCGGCTTCTTGCCTCGAAAATTCTGTGACGAGGTTATGGGAGGGGGCGACCGTGGAGGAGAATCGGAATCAAATGATAGGGACGCCGTTGCGGCAATTAAACCTGATCGAATTCATTTGATGACGATTCACGTTTCAAAGGGCCTTGAGTTCGATCACGTCTTTTTACCTTTTTTATCTGACTCGGCAAAAAAATCCTCAAGCCGCGATTCGAAATTTGTATTTCACGAAGTCGACCGAGTGTGGACAGCCGCTGTTTCGGTGGATGATGAGGGTGGATATTCTGCTGGTCCCATCATGCGTGATTGGTCGAACACAATGACGAAATGGAGCTTGGAGGAGCAGCGGCGACTCTTGTATGTGGCGGTAACGCGTGCTCGTGAATCACTACTCCTAACTGCGACGGTTGACGTGGAAGAGGAAGTAAGACCGGAAAGTTTTCTCGGGTTTCTTCGGTTTGATCTTTCGCCCGGAGATCACGGAAGCTACACGGTGCTGACGGAAGCAAATCTTTTGCCGCGTGCGGGTCAATCCGAAGTTGAGGCTCCTCCTGAGGTAGAACTTCGTTTGCCGTGGCTCCGCTCTCGTGAACCTGTCGAAAGCGCTAAGCTTATTTCGATGTCAGTCAGTCGCCTTCTCGAACTTGAATCGGAAGCCGCAAGGTCGCCTGGTAACCCTGCGCCATTGCGCGGGGAACAGTCGGCCGATGCCTTTAAAGCTTTGAAGATGGCCGACGCTGCGGCACGTGGAACCCGATTGCATCGTGTCTTTGAAATGGCGAAGTCAGATTCGAAAATGAACAGGGATCTGATGGCGCGAGAGATTGCGCGTTGGTTCCCGGAAAAGGATCAAGAAAATGCGAGCTCGGCTTTGCGCTGGGTCTTAGAACTAAAGGCACCCGACATCGCTTCGATTCTCGCCAGTGGCGAAGTCGAGTGGAGCTTTACTTACAAGTCGGAGATACCAAGTATCCTGCAAGAAAAACTGGGTGGGCCGACGGGACGGCTTGCGATTGAAGGGCAAATTGATCTTTGGGGGCGCGATAGCTCGGGGCAGCTGTGGGTGCTCGATTACAAAACAGGCAGTTCCCAATATGCCGATAAAGCACTTCGACAATTGGAATACTATGCGGCCGCGCTAGTTGCCGGTGGGATCGCAGAAAAGACGGAAACCATTCAGCTAGCGGCGCTGTTTCCCTTCTCTAAAGAAGTTTTCACTAAATCCACTAGCAACTAGATTCTAGTTTGCAGACGCGGATGTAAATTCAAGCACGCGCGATCCAAGAGGACCTGTGACGGTTAGCTTCATAGTCTGATTTTCGATAGCGCTCATGCCGACAGGAAACGAAAACATGTAAGGTGTATTCCACCGCGTATGAAATGGAAACAACGCTTGAAGTTCAGCAATAAGACGACGATCCTTTTTTGCTTGCCCGACGTACCGTCTGCCGCCGACATCAAGAAAAATTCGCCAGATCGATTTTTTGTCCGCCAAATTGTCATTGCGTCTTTCAGGTGTTGCAAAACTCACGAAGACCGCGGCTTCCGCACTATTTT
The nucleotide sequence above comes from Deltaproteobacteria bacterium. Encoded proteins:
- a CDS encoding UvrD-helicase domain-containing protein is translated as MSEHDLHQSPIGNSLWRAGAGAGKTYNLVERVLRIEHEWRKKPENQGRSPRLVVTTFTRMATQELRMRLMEAALKSDRQVELIPFVTSRSQLFVTTMHGVMDSFLRTFGSEIGLEPGYRVASPDELDTLIRRVGKRVFFPDNVGADVADADPSIDIILGEFSFSAALSLMNRISKTRREFQFSDRPARPAEKVDFELALRRCLAERAQAISELINEIEEKQPSDKWNDFLDWLNRGLSILRLPSAGSFTEQLNALLEWNESAPKFQNARANKIEFLAGEKWKDPIKFLNQEVENAIQDLAAIEKFVSLNLSLSAVEARFTEEIRSEKFRSGLIELEDLELLSIELIQKSPQSARSFADSWDHWLIDEFQDTSPRQVQLIEALSSGKPQFIVGDPQQSIYLFRGARPGVFSEREAMALARGDERTELMGNRRSSPGVMKFLNYTVQRLEGEFQEMTSVRATQDRNGRKPGSIESPLGAASVLLLPPATMANAKGEQKPLKVDELRRLEAARLAKAAKQLLASGASPASIAVLGRSNRELTVVAREFAKAGLQFQIHTAGAYSDRLETADLCALLGFLSNPHDDENLIHLARTAWFPIEEETLALGYRRDNSLWNTIESATLSDEEDVMVQALRAALQAVRERGVVQAFRETLSSCDFFSWCGVLDPSGRREANVLKFISKLSVAERQAGFLPRKFCDEVMGGGDRGGESESNDRDAVAAIKPDRIHLMTIHVSKGLEFDHVFLPFLSDSAKKSSSRDSKFVFHEVDRVWTAAVSVDDEGGYSAGPIMRDWSNTMTKWSLEEQRRLLYVAVTRARESLLLTATVDVEEEVRPESFLGFLRFDLSPGDHGSYTVLTEANLLPRAGQSEVEAPPEVELRLPWLRSREPVESAKLISMSVSRLLELESEAARSPGNPAPLRGEQSADAFKALKMADAAARGTRLHRVFEMAKSDSKMNRDLMAREIARWFPEKDQENASSALRWVLELKAPDIASILASGEVEWSFTYKSEIPSILQEKLGGPTGRLAIEGQIDLWGRDSSGQLWVLDYKTGSSQYADKALRQLEYYAAALVAGGIAEKTETIQLAALFPFSKEVFTKSTSN